Sequence from the Fictibacillus arsenicus genome:
GTTTATAGTCCTTCATGTCTTTAAATGGCTGGGCTTCACCTGTTTTAAAGTAACCAGGTACTTCTGCATGAAAATCCTGAATTTCGTTAATCATTTGTTTAAATTCAGCTTCTGCAGTTTTGTCATCTAACTTTTGAACCTTCACTAATAGTGTTCGAATGTTACGTTCTTTTACCGCTCGTGATAATCGTTCAGAAGCAGCGTTTTCACTGGTTCTGTTTTCAGAGTAAAGTCTTTCCACATCATAATTCATTTCTTTCGCAAAAGTTTGCATCCCCTTTTGCTCTGTTCCTTCAATAACAACTACATCATAGTCATTAGATTTTAATTGGTTTGCATATTTAACTAATTTTTCTTTACTTGTACCATCATAACCAACAACTTCTTTGCCAATAAACAGAACTTTATCTACTTCGTTTTTAGGGAATTTTAATAACTGTCTAACCATGGTGTCGTTGCTGGAATGACCGTCTTTTTCATCAGATGAAGAAAAGTCATTTTTTATACGAGGAACCACCTGAAAACCGTTGGACACAATCTCTTGGTATGTGTCTGTATTAAAATAGCCTAATGATTTATCCTCAATTTTAGGGTCGTCATCTGTTTTTCCTTCAATAAAATAAAATTTTTGACCGTTCGCTGTTAAAGTTGAAATGTTATCTTTAAAAGCACGTTGCAAGTACTGCTCAGATTTGTGACCTTGTTTAAGATAGCTTACAAAGATCCCCTCATTAGCTGGAAGTTTATTTGTATTTAAATTGTTCGTTAAAGCAAAATAATTTTGAATATCACTTTTACTAAGAACCGCTACCACACCTTGGGTTTCTAGTGAGCTTATATTTTCAGGTTCTAGCGTGATGGAATGGACTTTTGCATCTTTTAATCTTTTATAAATTTCATTAGTAGAAACATCTTCACTTTTCAAAATTTCTAGGTCCGTATACGGAACCATCACTTCATATGTATTGTTTGCCGACTCGGTTTTGATGCGTTCGTAGATCATGGGGCTGGTGAGCAGCAAGGATACAATCAATAGGCCGAATAATACTTTTTTCAACAAAGAACATTCCTTTCTCGGTTCAGGTCTTGGTGCTTTTATTTTACCTTAATATCGGCATTCTTATAAAGAGCGGCAAGAGATACCCATAAAATAAAGGACACCAGCTAACTGATGTC
This genomic interval carries:
- a CDS encoding DUF5693 family protein — protein: MKKVLFGLLIVSLLLTSPMIYERIKTESANNTYEVMVPYTDLEILKSEDVSTNEIYKRLKDAKVHSITLEPENISSLETQGVVAVLSKSDIQNYFALTNNLNTNKLPANEGIFVSYLKQGHKSEQYLQRAFKDNISTLTANGQKFYFIEGKTDDDPKIEDKSLGYFNTDTYQEIVSNGFQVVPRIKNDFSSSDEKDGHSSNDTMVRQLLKFPKNEVDKVLFIGKEVVGYDGTSKEKLVKYANQLKSNDYDVVVIEGTEQKGMQTFAKEMNYDVERLYSENRTSENAASERLSRAVKERNIRTLLVKVQKLDDKTAEAEFKQMINEIQDFHAEVPGYFKTGEAQPFKDMKDYKLLQLFAFLGGSVYLALAAASVHKKLTMLALIGGLAISAGYLFLGVGMLLKGFALLVAVAGPIWAILRVRHADNINKIVLNYVMAALIVFAGAWLVVSLLYGDAYLYKLEEFRGIKVLLALPILVTAIVLGLQINHASSLKRFISYINSPVRYWHVLVLGVVAIIGAYYLSRSGNAGTASALELTLRSKLEELMFVRPRTKEFLIGFPFFVFGLYLFRRYAGIASAFLVVGAIGFASMMNTFTHLHIPLLLSVLRSVYALVIGLIIGLVMIAIYKAIKDKLYPYVRERWIQ